In Pseudothermotoga sp., one genomic interval encodes:
- a CDS encoding sugar ABC transporter ATP-binding protein, giving the protein MVDLLRIENVSKSFPGVKALDNVNFTLSSGEVRGLVGENGAGKSTLIKIITGAYEKDGGNIYFLGRELKKIDPILSRKLGIFAVYQDVMIAPDMSVAENFFLGSQPTRLGFVRWKKMKAEAQRFLKEMGLEVDVNKQIKELSLAEKEMLTIAKVLLMNPRLVIFDEPTAVLTSKEKQLLFNMIRTLKQQNIGVIYISHNLEEVFEICDSVTVLKDGKVVGTYNVSELGSVKELIPLMVGRKIEEMYYKQQVTLGPEVLRVENLTGKKFKNISFSLRAGEILGIYGLVGAGRTEIARAIYGLDRFQSGSIYVQGKKVTIGSPRDAIRHGIGYLPEDRRTQGVFSIQNVEFNVNSVNYSDLLSFLAIFVNHKRAKEIASHQVNRLAIKTPSIFHPVQKLSGGNQQKVILARWLSRVANVLILDEPTNGIDVGAKAEIYRLINELVSQGKAVVFISSYLPELIGISDRIIVISNGTIAGEVGRNEFSEEKLLTLAMINYIGTKRGVDVL; this is encoded by the coding sequence GTGGTTGATCTGCTGAGAATTGAGAATGTGAGTAAGTCTTTTCCAGGCGTGAAAGCTCTCGACAATGTGAATTTTACTTTAAGTTCAGGCGAGGTTCGAGGATTGGTCGGTGAAAACGGGGCTGGTAAATCCACCTTGATAAAGATAATCACCGGCGCGTATGAAAAAGATGGTGGAAACATCTATTTTTTGGGACGGGAGCTTAAAAAGATAGATCCAATTCTTTCAAGAAAGTTGGGAATCTTTGCTGTGTATCAAGATGTAATGATAGCCCCAGACATGAGCGTTGCAGAAAACTTCTTTCTCGGGTCTCAACCTACACGCTTGGGATTTGTGAGATGGAAGAAGATGAAAGCTGAGGCTCAAAGATTTTTGAAAGAAATGGGGCTCGAGGTCGATGTGAACAAGCAAATAAAAGAACTGAGCCTGGCTGAGAAAGAAATGCTAACCATAGCAAAAGTGTTACTCATGAACCCCAGATTAGTCATTTTCGATGAACCCACAGCGGTGTTAACCAGCAAAGAGAAACAACTTCTGTTCAACATGATAAGAACTTTGAAGCAACAAAATATCGGTGTGATATATATCTCACACAATTTAGAGGAAGTTTTTGAGATATGCGACTCGGTCACAGTATTGAAAGATGGCAAAGTTGTTGGAACTTATAATGTTTCTGAATTAGGTTCCGTGAAAGAGCTGATACCACTAATGGTGGGTAGGAAGATAGAAGAAATGTATTATAAGCAACAAGTAACCTTGGGGCCTGAAGTGTTGAGGGTTGAAAACCTCACGGGGAAGAAATTCAAAAACATTTCATTTTCTTTACGTGCGGGGGAAATCCTTGGTATCTACGGTTTAGTCGGAGCAGGACGAACGGAAATAGCAAGGGCAATATACGGTTTGGATCGTTTTCAATCAGGTTCGATCTATGTGCAAGGTAAGAAGGTCACCATAGGGTCACCGAGAGATGCTATTAGACATGGTATTGGATATCTTCCCGAAGACAGACGAACACAGGGAGTGTTTTCTATACAAAATGTTGAATTCAACGTCAATTCCGTGAACTACTCGGATCTACTGTCCTTTCTAGCAATTTTCGTAAACCATAAGAGAGCGAAAGAAATAGCTTCACATCAGGTCAACAGATTGGCCATCAAGACCCCAAGCATATTTCATCCTGTTCAAAAGCTGAGTGGAGGAAATCAACAGAAAGTCATCTTGGCCAGATGGCTAAGTAGAGTGGCCAATGTCTTGATATTGGATGAACCGACGAATGGAATAGACGTTGGAGCAAAAGCTGAAATATACAGGTTGATCAACGAGCTCGTCAGTCAAGGCAAGGCTGTTGTTTTCATCTCATCTTATCTCCCCGAGCTGATAGGTATAAGTGATAGGATCATCGTCATCTCGAATGGGACGATAGCTGGTGAAGTAGGGCGGAACGAATTTTCTGAAGAAAAACTTTTGACTCTGGCGATGATCAACTATATTGGAACTAAAAGAGGGGTGGACGTACTGTGA
- a CDS encoding methyl-accepting chemotaxis protein, which translates to MKTIRSRMLSWLLLPIVMLSTGIALIVYINVSRSAVSMTEKAAQKLVASGSRTMTEWLNRIVDRVRVLAEKKVIAQAVIEGTEDLFICYDDGIARSTKGQEADISNRSYFKEIFSGKDLIISDPELSPFSSNPCFVVAASFKDYQGKTLGFYAGTIPLETLAKMVEEIKLSETSFPVVVSSTGVVMVYPDRSKVLKLNLTDADKELGYRGLSQIGQRMVELQTSYGKYTDDKHQEYYAFFTPVKGTPGWSLGIIVPSADILKDARRMNILLTVLFVVLVFVTALIVYIVSGSVANSIKKLAAGVADFGEGNLSVNFAMKGKDEVSQMAHALDRMTHTLRNTVEEILKVSNSIDEASQNFHQDSALLDRSVEQLTQGMKEIAESVEGATSLLSQITTGIDEVASSAQNVAKASQELAEKSTYAKTITTKGEQILNSITAAMNESQNKSNLAAKIVEELFIKAQNIGEIVNTINSIAEQTNLLALNAAIEAARAGEAGRGFAVVADEIRKLAEQSKQATEKINLILGGIKQETDRAANATKDLVLSIQHVIQQSSHVMQSLKEITQRVNEIATMTNNLAASAEQQSAASEEMDVAVKSLEQSMKKIGDRIQKMNDNVESQAKISQQISEASSQLVKLAEVLKQRMGWFRV; encoded by the coding sequence GTGAAAACCATACGTTCTCGGATGCTCAGTTGGCTTTTGCTACCGATCGTGATGCTTTCCACTGGCATCGCCTTGATCGTTTATATCAACGTCTCTAGATCGGCTGTGTCGATGACTGAAAAAGCGGCACAAAAACTGGTGGCCTCTGGAAGCAGAACCATGACGGAGTGGCTCAACAGGATCGTGGATCGGGTGCGGGTTTTAGCAGAGAAAAAGGTGATAGCTCAAGCTGTAATTGAGGGCACAGAAGATCTCTTTATCTGTTATGATGATGGGATAGCGCGATCCACCAAAGGACAAGAAGCAGATATTTCAAATAGATCCTACTTCAAGGAAATCTTTTCTGGTAAAGATTTGATAATCAGTGATCCGGAACTTTCGCCGTTCAGTTCCAATCCTTGCTTTGTAGTGGCAGCATCTTTCAAAGATTATCAGGGAAAAACCTTGGGGTTCTACGCGGGAACGATACCACTCGAGACGTTGGCCAAAATGGTCGAGGAGATCAAACTGAGTGAAACTAGCTTTCCTGTCGTTGTTTCATCAACTGGGGTTGTGATGGTTTATCCCGACCGTTCAAAAGTTTTAAAGCTCAATTTGACCGATGCAGATAAAGAGTTAGGTTACAGAGGGCTCAGTCAAATTGGCCAAAGGATGGTGGAATTGCAAACCTCCTATGGAAAGTATACAGACGATAAACATCAAGAGTATTACGCATTTTTCACACCGGTGAAGGGTACCCCTGGATGGTCCCTCGGAATAATTGTTCCTTCAGCAGATATTCTGAAGGACGCTCGGAGAATGAACATCCTTTTAACCGTACTGTTCGTTGTTTTGGTCTTCGTGACGGCTTTAATCGTGTACATCGTGTCTGGCAGCGTTGCCAATTCCATAAAAAAACTCGCTGCCGGTGTAGCGGACTTTGGTGAGGGAAATCTTTCAGTGAATTTCGCGATGAAGGGTAAAGATGAAGTTTCTCAAATGGCACACGCGTTGGATCGAATGACTCACACGCTCCGCAACACGGTCGAGGAAATTCTGAAAGTATCGAACAGCATAGATGAAGCTTCACAAAATTTTCATCAAGATTCTGCCCTGCTGGATAGATCAGTAGAACAACTCACACAGGGAATGAAAGAAATAGCTGAATCTGTTGAAGGTGCTACGAGTCTACTCAGCCAGATCACTACAGGCATCGATGAAGTTGCCAGCAGCGCGCAAAATGTTGCCAAAGCCTCCCAAGAATTGGCTGAAAAGTCGACGTATGCGAAGACGATCACGACGAAAGGCGAGCAAATCCTGAACTCAATCACAGCTGCTATGAATGAATCTCAGAACAAATCAAACCTTGCGGCTAAGATAGTTGAGGAGTTATTCATTAAAGCCCAGAACATCGGTGAAATAGTTAATACAATCAATTCAATCGCGGAACAAACAAATTTGCTGGCTTTAAACGCTGCCATTGAAGCGGCGAGGGCTGGCGAAGCAGGAAGAGGTTTCGCGGTCGTGGCGGATGAGATAAGGAAACTTGCTGAACAAAGTAAACAAGCTACCGAGAAGATCAATCTGATCCTGGGAGGCATAAAGCAAGAAACCGACCGGGCAGCGAATGCCACGAAAGATTTGGTGCTCTCTATTCAGCACGTAATACAGCAGTCGAGTCATGTTATGCAATCGTTGAAAGAAATAACACAGCGTGTAAACGAAATTGCTACTATGACGAACAACTTAGCTGCGAGTGCGGAACAACAGAGTGCAGCATCGGAAGAAATGGATGTGGCCGTTAAGTCTCTAGAGCAATCGATGAAAAAGATTGGGGACAGGATTCAAAAGATGAACGATAACGTCGAAAGTCAAGCGAAGATCAGTCAACAAATAAGCGAAGCGAGTTCACAACTCGTAAAACTTGCGGAGGTTTTGAAGCAACGAATGGGGTGGTTCAGAGTGTGA
- a CDS encoding GntR family transcriptional regulator, producing the protein MKFHPLEPVNKDSPVPLYYQIESILLRWISKNLKPGDMLPTEKELCEAFGVSRIVVRQALNDLVNRGVIKRRRGVGTVVIRPKINEYLVSRLTGFHADMKSQGLEPRTKILSKRLVKANELLAYYLDLNIGDEIVELQRLRFVKDEPILIVVNYIPRKFCPDLLDEDLENRSLYEILETKYKIELVWGERTIEAISASSEDAKLLWIDRGSPLIFLRSITYTHNNVPVEYYEAKHRADRARFVTRLFKTSNIETDELEQVLNKESKLTKTLNRTFNGR; encoded by the coding sequence GTGAAATTTCATCCGCTGGAACCTGTGAACAAAGATTCTCCCGTACCTTTGTACTACCAAATTGAGAGCATACTTCTGAGGTGGATCTCTAAGAATTTAAAACCTGGCGATATGTTACCAACCGAGAAAGAGTTGTGTGAAGCTTTCGGCGTCAGTCGTATAGTCGTCCGTCAAGCTCTAAACGATCTAGTGAACCGAGGTGTGATCAAAAGAAGACGAGGTGTTGGCACGGTAGTGATCAGGCCGAAAATAAACGAATATCTGGTATCAAGGCTCACAGGTTTCCATGCGGATATGAAGTCTCAAGGATTAGAACCTAGAACCAAGATTTTATCAAAGAGGTTGGTAAAAGCAAATGAATTGTTGGCTTATTATCTAGATCTGAACATAGGCGACGAGATCGTGGAACTTCAAAGACTGAGATTTGTCAAGGATGAACCTATTTTGATTGTCGTTAACTATATACCACGAAAGTTTTGTCCAGATCTCCTCGATGAAGACCTCGAAAACCGATCACTGTATGAAATATTGGAAACAAAGTACAAGATCGAGCTCGTATGGGGTGAAAGAACCATCGAGGCAATTTCAGCGAGCTCAGAGGATGCCAAGTTACTTTGGATAGATAGGGGATCACCATTGATCTTTCTGAGAAGCATAACTTACACACACAACAATGTTCCGGTAGAGTATTACGAAGCCAAACATCGTGCCGATAGAGCCAGGTTCGTGACACGTTTGTTTAAAACTTCCAACATCGAAACTGACGAGTTGGAACAGGTTCTCAACAAAGAATCCAAGTTGACCAAAACTCTCAACAGAACGTTCAACGGGCGTTGA
- the xylB gene encoding xylulokinase — protein MEYIIAYDLGTTGNKATLFRTDGKLLASSFYPYETFYPAINWVEQDPEQWWHSVKVTTTKLLLETKLEPEQVKCVSFSGQMMGVVPLDEEGNVLRRAIIWADQRSVEQARKLEQAVGNNEVYLITGGRITPTYFGPKIAWIKENEPEVYKRTHKFLFPKDFIVYKLTGAFGTDFSDASMSDIFDIKKKRWSEKLVSALGLDLEKLPEATDSIKIVGNVLPKVAKEVGLSPKTLVVRGAGDGPCATVGAGVFDSTEAYLYLGSSSWISTCSNEPFFDPFARTFNFFYPVPGFFCPTGTMQSGGGAYQWIKNTVCDLESKVARDLHLDVYTILDDILDNTEPGAKGLIFLPYLLGERSPRWNVNARGAFIGLSVLHNKADLLRAVLEGVSMNLKIILDIFEKVGGFKFEKIRLIGGGAKGRNWRQIISDIFQKVVTVPQYPAEATSIGAAITGAIGAEMISLKEAKSFVKDVITIEPKQIHWEIYEKLYELFEKSYQSLINVFDELATLQKPRKEEDR, from the coding sequence GTGGAATACATAATTGCATACGATCTTGGAACCACAGGCAACAAAGCGACTCTCTTTAGAACGGATGGAAAGCTTTTGGCCAGCTCCTTCTATCCTTACGAAACTTTTTATCCAGCTATCAACTGGGTTGAGCAAGACCCAGAGCAATGGTGGCATTCGGTGAAAGTGACAACCACTAAATTACTTTTGGAAACCAAACTAGAACCGGAGCAAGTAAAATGTGTGAGTTTCAGTGGACAGATGATGGGAGTGGTACCACTGGATGAGGAAGGTAACGTGCTCAGAAGAGCCATCATATGGGCCGATCAAAGGAGTGTCGAGCAAGCTAGAAAGCTAGAACAGGCGGTTGGGAACAACGAAGTTTATCTCATCACTGGTGGTAGAATCACCCCTACATACTTTGGACCAAAAATCGCTTGGATTAAAGAAAATGAACCAGAGGTATACAAAAGAACTCATAAATTCCTTTTCCCTAAAGATTTCATTGTGTATAAACTCACCGGCGCTTTTGGAACAGATTTCTCCGACGCTTCTATGAGTGATATTTTCGACATAAAGAAGAAGCGTTGGTCAGAAAAACTCGTATCAGCCCTCGGTTTGGATCTAGAAAAGCTCCCAGAAGCCACAGATTCTATAAAGATCGTTGGCAATGTTCTACCGAAAGTTGCGAAAGAAGTGGGGCTCTCTCCAAAAACGCTGGTGGTCAGAGGCGCTGGAGATGGCCCATGTGCTACTGTGGGAGCTGGGGTTTTCGATTCAACGGAAGCCTACCTTTACCTTGGTTCATCGAGTTGGATCAGTACTTGTTCTAATGAACCTTTCTTTGATCCATTTGCGAGAACATTCAACTTTTTCTATCCTGTGCCCGGCTTTTTCTGCCCGACTGGTACGATGCAAAGCGGAGGGGGAGCCTATCAGTGGATCAAAAACACTGTGTGTGATTTGGAAAGCAAAGTTGCTCGAGATCTTCATCTGGATGTTTACACGATCTTGGATGATATCCTCGACAACACTGAACCAGGGGCAAAGGGATTGATTTTTCTTCCGTATTTACTTGGAGAGAGAAGTCCCCGTTGGAACGTGAATGCGAGGGGCGCTTTCATTGGACTTTCAGTGTTACACAATAAAGCTGATTTGTTGAGGGCGGTTTTGGAAGGTGTCTCGATGAACTTGAAGATCATACTCGACATCTTTGAAAAAGTTGGTGGTTTCAAGTTCGAAAAAATCCGATTGATCGGGGGAGGAGCCAAAGGTCGTAACTGGAGACAGATAATTTCAGACATTTTTCAAAAGGTTGTGACGGTTCCTCAGTATCCTGCGGAAGCTACATCGATAGGAGCAGCTATAACTGGTGCGATAGGAGCTGAGATGATAAGTTTGAAAGAAGCAAAAAGCTTTGTAAAAGATGTCATCACCATTGAGCCAAAGCAAATTCATTGGGAAATCTATGAGAAACTCTATGAATTATTTGAGAAAAGTTATCAATCTTTAATAAACGTGTTCGATGAGTTGGCAACCCTACAAAAACCCAGGAAGGAGGAAGATCGATGA
- a CDS encoding ABC transporter permease has product MIFAVLVVLLAVATKGAFLSFGNITNLLRQTSINGVVALAMLFVIITGGIDLSVGAIVGISGMVYAMLTSNRLDYQLSSVQAILIALSVSILLGLANGFAVYDMKIPPFIATLGVMTFVRGLVMYISGGRMITGLPRGFTNFASMIFLDVPALVWLWLAIALISGIVLKYTKFGRNLYAIGSNREAARLSGVNLRLNYLFAYAVSGFLSGVAGLMLASRLAAGVPTAGQGYELDAIASVVIGGASLSGGVGTALGTVIGAILIQTLRNGGNLLGIDPFVMQMMIGLIIIAAVFFDQYIKAKRG; this is encoded by the coding sequence TTGATATTCGCTGTCCTCGTCGTGTTGCTCGCCGTTGCCACGAAAGGTGCCTTCCTGTCTTTTGGAAACATAACCAACTTGCTACGGCAAACATCCATAAATGGTGTTGTAGCGCTTGCCATGTTGTTCGTGATCATCACAGGTGGAATAGATCTATCGGTGGGCGCGATAGTTGGTATTTCAGGGATGGTCTATGCGATGCTAACTTCAAACAGACTGGATTATCAACTTTCGAGCGTTCAGGCGATTTTGATAGCACTTTCCGTTTCAATTTTGCTTGGCTTAGCGAATGGTTTTGCAGTGTACGATATGAAGATACCTCCTTTCATAGCCACTCTCGGTGTCATGACGTTTGTCAGAGGGTTGGTGATGTACATCTCAGGTGGAAGAATGATCACAGGATTGCCTCGAGGTTTTACGAATTTTGCTTCCATGATCTTTTTGGACGTGCCTGCACTCGTTTGGTTGTGGTTGGCTATAGCTTTGATCTCAGGGATCGTTCTCAAATACACAAAGTTTGGAAGGAATTTGTATGCTATTGGTAGCAACAGAGAAGCTGCAAGACTTTCCGGTGTGAATCTGAGATTGAACTATCTATTTGCCTACGCAGTTTCAGGTTTTCTAAGCGGTGTGGCAGGTTTAATGCTTGCTTCTAGACTCGCTGCCGGTGTTCCAACAGCTGGTCAAGGCTATGAGCTCGATGCAATAGCTTCCGTTGTAATAGGTGGAGCGAGCCTGAGTGGTGGGGTAGGGACTGCACTCGGAACAGTCATAGGAGCAATCCTGATTCAAACACTGAGGAATGGGGGGAACCTGCTCGGAATAGACCCGTTTGTCATGCAGATGATGATCGGTTTGATCATAATAGCCGCAGTATTCTTTGACCAATACATCAAAGCGAAGAGGGGATAA
- a CDS encoding glucose-6-phosphate isomerase: MRPFSVLFDLNDLKSFVGRHIVRRYCDVKNIFLKRDPNLERQNPIIYEVFEVPVSEREGELIFLITVVHPGTVQGEYFMTKGHFHVIEDTAEVYYGLGGKGLILCQTKSGDFETVPIEKNKAVYIPPFWAHRSVNISDEPLVFFAVYPANAGHDYVTVEESGFQKRVFRQNDGFVLV; this comes from the coding sequence ATGAGACCATTCTCAGTCTTGTTCGATCTGAACGACTTAAAAAGTTTTGTAGGACGACATATCGTAAGAAGATATTGTGACGTGAAAAACATATTTTTAAAGCGTGATCCAAACCTTGAGAGACAAAATCCTATTATTTATGAAGTGTTTGAAGTGCCGGTGTCTGAAAGAGAGGGTGAACTCATTTTCTTAATAACGGTTGTTCACCCAGGAACGGTTCAAGGCGAATATTTCATGACTAAAGGTCATTTCCATGTCATTGAAGATACGGCCGAAGTGTACTACGGTTTGGGTGGTAAGGGATTGATATTGTGCCAAACAAAATCGGGAGATTTCGAGACGGTGCCCATAGAGAAGAATAAAGCAGTTTATATTCCACCATTTTGGGCTCACAGATCGGTGAACATCTCAGATGAACCGTTGGTGTTCTTCGCAGTTTATCCAGCCAACGCTGGGCACGATTACGTGACAGTTGAAGAATCTGGCTTCCAAAAAAGAGTCTTCCGTCAAAACGATGGATTCGTCTTGGTGTAA
- a CDS encoding NAD-dependent succinate-semialdehyde dehydrogenase, translating into MIYKCIINNKFVESSSGRTIPVRNPANTEQVVGEVPSLTVEETEQAIRSSYEAFKVWSNTGPSKRAEILRQAVKVARERQNEIAKLLTLEQGKPFSEAKEEVKASLDSIEYFADNILSVLGETYSTEKNNRLSLVLKQPVGVVAAIVPWNYPLLLLSWKVGPALAVGCTVVAKPSSYTPLSTLELVKCFLEAGLPAGVLNVVTGTNKEVGEVLISHPLISKIAFTGSTDVGKHVMSEASKTVKKLTLELGGNCPMIVFEDADVSIAAKDGVRRSFRNAGQICNAVNRMYVHKSIFSDFVDVFLEETKKIKVGNGLEEGVTMGPLTTLEGWRRVESAVKEALEKGAKVLYGGKKPSGDKFEKGYFYEPTVLVETDHTMKVVKEEMFGPTAPIMVFESFDEAISMANDTDYGLVAYVYTKDLTKALRASMLLQCGTVGVNNVVGGEFAYPYGGWKQSGFGVENSHHAYEQYLLLKHVRIDY; encoded by the coding sequence ATGATCTATAAGTGCATCATCAATAACAAATTTGTGGAATCGTCCTCGGGCAGAACCATCCCAGTGAGGAATCCAGCAAACACTGAACAAGTAGTTGGTGAGGTTCCTTCACTTACGGTTGAGGAAACTGAACAGGCCATAAGATCGTCATACGAAGCGTTCAAGGTTTGGAGCAACACAGGTCCAAGCAAGAGAGCCGAAATTCTGAGACAAGCAGTGAAGGTGGCTCGAGAGCGTCAGAATGAAATCGCAAAGTTGTTGACACTGGAACAGGGAAAGCCTTTCAGTGAAGCTAAAGAAGAGGTTAAGGCAAGCTTGGATTCTATAGAATATTTCGCAGATAATATTCTGAGTGTGTTGGGTGAGACTTATTCCACAGAGAAAAACAACAGACTCAGCTTGGTTCTTAAGCAACCTGTGGGTGTTGTTGCCGCCATAGTACCGTGGAATTATCCATTGCTTCTTTTATCATGGAAAGTTGGGCCAGCCCTAGCAGTCGGATGCACAGTGGTTGCCAAACCCTCATCTTATACCCCACTGTCAACACTCGAATTAGTCAAATGCTTCTTAGAAGCGGGATTACCTGCCGGGGTTTTGAACGTCGTCACTGGGACAAACAAGGAAGTTGGCGAGGTACTAATAAGTCATCCTTTGATCTCGAAGATAGCTTTCACAGGTAGTACCGATGTTGGAAAGCACGTGATGAGTGAAGCATCAAAAACCGTCAAAAAACTCACCTTAGAGCTTGGTGGTAACTGTCCAATGATAGTCTTTGAAGATGCTGACGTATCGATCGCTGCAAAGGATGGCGTACGAAGATCGTTCAGAAACGCAGGTCAGATATGCAATGCCGTTAACAGAATGTACGTACATAAATCCATATTTTCTGATTTTGTCGATGTTTTTCTCGAAGAAACCAAGAAGATCAAGGTTGGTAATGGTTTAGAAGAAGGCGTGACTATGGGTCCACTCACGACTCTTGAAGGATGGAGGAGGGTGGAGAGCGCTGTTAAAGAAGCATTGGAAAAGGGTGCAAAGGTTCTGTATGGTGGAAAAAAACCGTCGGGGGATAAATTTGAAAAGGGTTATTTCTACGAACCAACGGTTTTGGTTGAGACAGATCACACCATGAAAGTTGTCAAAGAGGAGATGTTTGGACCAACCGCACCTATAATGGTTTTTGAATCTTTCGACGAAGCCATCTCGATGGCAAACGATACGGATTATGGTTTGGTTGCGTACGTTTACACGAAAGATTTGACCAAGGCTCTCAGAGCTTCCATGCTCTTACAATGTGGCACAGTTGGCGTAAACAATGTTGTTGGAGGAGAATTCGCATATCCGTACGGTGGCTGGAAACAGAGTGGCTTTGGTGTTGAAAATTCCCATCACGCCTATGAACAGTACCTCTTACTCAAACATGTGAGGATCGATTACTGA
- a CDS encoding ABC transporter substrate-binding protein translates to MKRLFTLLSVLALCVVTVFGAYNIAFIVKATDSEFWQYTIVGAKNAEKDLQGLIKVTVYGPPSEADIDKQVAILEDVIRTKPAAIVISSTSSHATAPALNRAYQQGIKIILIDNFVFNTGYNSFLATNNKLGGGLAAEKVVEFLKKAGKPLKGKVGLISSMAGVQVLIDRDDGFKARLKELAPELEILPTRYVDNDIAKAMAATEDLITAYGDQLVAIFADNNHTGVGVARVLEERRLQDKIIAVAYDSDPQEVEALRKGILKALIVQDPHGMGYKGVMFAFMAINGEPLPTYFDTGVYVVTRENMDQLKWVLDPYLRKRY, encoded by the coding sequence ATGAAGAGGTTGTTCACGTTGCTGAGTGTTCTTGCACTGTGTGTTGTTACAGTCTTCGGAGCTTACAACATTGCTTTCATCGTCAAAGCGACAGACTCGGAGTTCTGGCAGTACACCATCGTTGGGGCGAAGAACGCCGAGAAGGATCTTCAGGGGTTGATCAAGGTTACAGTGTACGGTCCTCCATCCGAAGCAGACATTGACAAACAAGTTGCCATACTCGAAGATGTTATAAGAACGAAACCAGCTGCTATAGTTATATCATCTACAAGCTCTCACGCAACGGCACCAGCTTTGAACAGGGCTTATCAACAGGGTATCAAGATCATTCTCATCGACAACTTCGTGTTCAACACAGGTTATAACAGCTTTCTTGCCACCAACAACAAACTCGGTGGAGGATTAGCTGCAGAAAAAGTGGTCGAGTTCCTCAAAAAAGCTGGAAAACCATTGAAAGGAAAAGTTGGACTCATCAGTTCAATGGCAGGCGTTCAGGTTTTGATCGACAGAGATGATGGGTTCAAGGCTAGGCTCAAAGAACTCGCACCAGAACTTGAAATTCTCCCAACAAGGTATGTCGACAACGACATAGCTAAAGCCATGGCTGCCACTGAAGATTTAATTACCGCATACGGTGACCAGCTCGTAGCGATATTTGCGGATAACAACCACACTGGTGTGGGAGTAGCTAGAGTGCTCGAAGAGAGAAGACTGCAAGATAAAATCATAGCGGTTGCGTACGACTCTGATCCTCAAGAAGTTGAGGCATTGAGAAAGGGCATACTCAAAGCTCTCATCGTTCAAGATCCACATGGTATGGGTTACAAAGGTGTCATGTTCGCATTCATGGCCATCAACGGTGAACCACTCCCAACCTATTTTGATACAGGAGTCTATGTCGTAACGAGGGAAAATATGGACCAACTCAAATGGGTACTTGATCCATACTTGAGGAAGAGATATTGA
- a CDS encoding aldo/keto reductase, producing MRYRSTEKFPVKVSVIGLGCWGLSGPSVWRNSSDENSIKTVHKALELGVNFFDVAPVYGFGHAEEILGKAIKGFPRDKIIIATKCGLIWDQQGRIKRCLSKESIMTEIDASLKRLKVDYVDLYQLHWPDPNTPIEETMEAMLKLKEQGKIRYIGLSNFSVDTAQRLLPHISSMQGLYNLFERNPKSYHNIPLEYRTESEVLPFCKKNGLAFFPYSPLMQGVLTGKLSDNESFTDVRSANPKLTGENYKRYIAAANKLKTLASKFDKPLTHLSLNWLIKHEEVTSIIAGATGPEEVEENVKAIDWELSDEIYNEIEKVVQEMNVID from the coding sequence ATGAGGTACAGGAGCACTGAAAAATTTCCAGTGAAGGTATCAGTAATAGGGTTGGGCTGTTGGGGATTATCAGGCCCGAGCGTTTGGAGAAACTCCAGTGATGAGAACTCAATTAAAACCGTTCATAAAGCGCTAGAATTGGGAGTCAACTTTTTCGATGTGGCGCCCGTCTACGGATTCGGTCACGCAGAAGAAATTCTTGGGAAAGCCATCAAGGGTTTTCCTCGCGACAAGATCATTATAGCGACAAAATGTGGTTTGATATGGGACCAACAAGGCAGAATAAAAAGATGTTTGAGCAAAGAGAGCATCATGACAGAGATAGATGCTAGTTTAAAGAGGCTCAAAGTTGATTATGTCGATCTTTATCAGTTGCATTGGCCAGATCCTAACACACCAATTGAGGAAACGATGGAAGCCATGCTCAAACTGAAAGAGCAAGGTAAAATCAGATACATTGGTTTGTCAAACTTCTCAGTAGATACCGCTCAACGTTTATTGCCGCACATAAGCAGTATGCAAGGTTTATACAATCTGTTTGAACGAAATCCAAAAAGTTATCACAACATACCACTCGAGTATCGTACCGAAAGTGAAGTTCTACCGTTCTGTAAGAAAAACGGTTTGGCTTTCTTCCCGTACAGTCCCCTCATGCAAGGTGTGCTGACTGGCAAGTTGTCAGACAATGAATCCTTCACGGATGTACGCTCAGCAAATCCTAAATTGACCGGTGAGAACTACAAAAGATACATCGCCGCTGCAAATAAACTGAAAACTTTGGCATCCAAGTTCGACAAACCCCTAACTCATTTGAGTCTCAACTGGCTCATCAAACACGAGGAGGTAACTTCGATCATTGCAGGTGCTACTGGTCCCGAAGAAGTCGAGGAAAACGTGAAGGCAATCGACTGGGAGTTGAGCGATGAAATTTACAATGAAATTGAAAAAGTTGTTCAAGAAATGAACGTTATTGATTAA